The Hyphomicrobiales bacterium genome has a window encoding:
- a CDS encoding putative intracellular septation protein A (Evidence 3 : Putative function from multiple computational evidences), whose product MSETTQQAPVEAAKGRTVNPLLKLALEFGPLAIFFFANSYGDRLFGVAEDRRIFVATGIFIVASLVALVLSRVLIGYLPRMAIVNAIVVTVFGGLTLALDDAFFIKVKPTIVNALFGCVLLGGLFFGRSLLSLVLETVLQLDEEGWRRLTFRWGVFFFVLAALNEVVWRTQTQDFWVAFKVWGVMPLTMAFALAQTPLILKHEIKPAKAEE is encoded by the coding sequence TCCAGTCGAGGCGGCCAAGGGCAGGACGGTCAATCCCCTGCTGAAGCTCGCGCTGGAATTCGGGCCGCTCGCGATCTTCTTCTTCGCCAATTCCTATGGCGACCGGCTGTTCGGCGTGGCCGAGGACCGGCGCATCTTCGTGGCGACCGGCATCTTCATCGTCGCCTCGCTGGTGGCGCTGGTCCTGTCGCGGGTGCTGATCGGCTATCTGCCACGCATGGCGATCGTCAACGCCATCGTCGTTACCGTTTTCGGCGGGCTGACGCTGGCGCTGGACGACGCCTTCTTCATCAAGGTCAAGCCGACCATCGTGAACGCGCTGTTCGGCTGCGTGCTGCTCGGCGGGCTCTTCTTCGGCCGCTCGCTGCTCTCGCTGGTGCTGGAAACGGTGCTGCAGCTCGACGAGGAAGGCTGGCGCAGGCTGACCTTCCGCTGGGGCGTGTTCTTCTTCGTGCTGGCCGCGCTGAACGAGGTGGTCTGGCGCACGCAGACCCAGGATTTCTGGGTCGCCTTCAAGGTCTGGGGCGTGATGCCGCTGACCATGGCCTTCGCCCTTGCGCAGACGCCTCTGATCCTGAAACACGAGATCAAGCCGGCGAAGGCGGAAGAGTAA